The following are encoded together in the Methanosarcina flavescens genome:
- a CDS encoding Maf family nucleotide pyrophosphatase: protein MRQIILASASPRRKELLKQLIGNNFLVHASSYREYPYPDLRPEELLTKHSIEKAREVAKHFDSGLVISADTSVLFNRELLGKPGTPEKAEKMLEMLSGQKFRVITALTVLDLNSGKETSELESTTVWMDKMSKEQISAYVRTGEPLDKAGAFAAQGKGAALVEKIEGDFFNIVGLPLFRLGKILQRAGVCIFEKDLS from the coding sequence ATGCGTCAGATCATTCTTGCGTCTGCATCTCCGAGGCGAAAGGAGTTACTCAAACAGTTGATAGGAAATAATTTCCTGGTTCATGCCAGTTCATATAGAGAATACCCCTATCCTGACCTGCGCCCTGAAGAACTACTCACAAAACACTCTATCGAAAAAGCCAGGGAAGTGGCTAAACATTTCGATTCCGGGCTTGTAATTTCTGCTGATACCTCGGTACTTTTTAATAGGGAACTTCTTGGAAAGCCAGGCACTCCCGAAAAGGCAGAGAAAATGCTGGAAATGTTAAGTGGTCAGAAATTCAGGGTTATAACCGCTCTTACGGTTCTTGACCTTAACAGCGGGAAGGAAACCAGTGAACTGGAATCCACGACAGTCTGGATGGATAAGATGAGCAAAGAACAGATCTCAGCTTATGTCAGAACTGGAGAGCCTCTTGATAAAGCAGGAGCTTTTGCTGCTCAGGGTAAAGGTGCAGCCCTTGTGGAAAAAATCGAGGGCGATTTCTTTAATATCGTGGGGCTTCCCCTCTTCCGGTTGGGAAAAATACTGCAAAGAGCCGGAGTTTGCATATTTGAGAAAGATTTATCCTGA
- the cysS gene encoding cysteine--tRNA ligase, whose product MLQVYNTLTRRKEIFKPLKEGEVSIYACGPTVYSMPHIGNYRTFLMTDNIVRTLEYLRYKVKLVMNITDIDDKTIRDSKAAGVSLKDFTDKYTAEFFKGLDMLNIKRASAYPRATENIGSMIELAQKLIDKGLAYEKGGSVYYRISSFPDYGKLSKLDFNKIKVGASVDVDEYDKDNPRDFALLKASTPEEIERGIYYESPWGKIRPGWHIECSAMAMNYFGPTLDMHLGGVDLIFPHHENEIAQSEGATGEPFACNWIHGEHLIVEGEKMSKSKGNIFTLPEIVGKYGGEVVRFMFLSVHYRKKLDYSDAFAENAKNNYLKLKETLENLEFALANAENKAYPEDDEVLKALPELEIQFREALEDDFNTPKAITVFRELSRTANKYLESGKNQQVLNKLHSLYRQFSDVLGLFAESRKKEIPEEIMELVKERENARKKKDWAVSDAIREKIKSLGYIVQDTKEGPNVKEAE is encoded by the coding sequence ATGCTCCAGGTTTACAATACCCTTACAAGACGGAAAGAAATTTTCAAACCTTTAAAGGAAGGCGAAGTATCGATTTATGCCTGTGGGCCTACAGTTTACAGTATGCCGCATATAGGCAATTATCGTACTTTCCTGATGACCGATAATATTGTGAGAACTCTTGAGTACCTTAGATATAAAGTAAAACTTGTAATGAACATTACCGACATAGATGACAAAACTATCAGGGATTCAAAAGCAGCCGGAGTGTCACTTAAGGATTTTACGGATAAATACACGGCAGAGTTCTTTAAAGGCCTTGATATGCTGAACATAAAAAGAGCTTCAGCCTATCCGAGAGCCACGGAAAACATTGGCAGCATGATTGAGCTAGCACAAAAGCTGATAGACAAAGGACTAGCTTACGAAAAAGGCGGGTCGGTTTATTACAGAATCTCATCATTTCCTGATTACGGTAAACTCTCAAAGCTTGACTTCAATAAAATAAAGGTTGGCGCATCAGTGGATGTGGACGAATATGATAAGGATAACCCACGTGATTTTGCTCTCCTGAAAGCCTCAACCCCGGAAGAGATCGAGAGGGGAATTTACTATGAAAGCCCGTGGGGTAAAATCCGCCCGGGCTGGCATATCGAATGCTCGGCAATGGCTATGAACTATTTTGGACCCACATTGGATATGCATCTAGGAGGAGTAGACCTTATTTTCCCTCATCACGAAAACGAAATAGCGCAATCGGAAGGGGCAACAGGTGAACCTTTTGCATGCAACTGGATTCACGGCGAACACCTGATAGTCGAAGGGGAGAAGATGAGCAAGTCCAAAGGAAACATCTTCACATTGCCCGAGATTGTAGGGAAGTATGGCGGGGAAGTTGTACGCTTTATGTTTCTCTCAGTACATTACCGTAAAAAACTGGATTACTCTGACGCCTTTGCAGAAAATGCTAAAAACAACTATTTGAAACTCAAAGAAACGCTCGAAAACCTTGAATTTGCCCTGGCAAACGCAGAAAATAAAGCTTATCCTGAAGACGATGAAGTCCTTAAAGCCCTTCCCGAACTTGAGATTCAGTTCAGGGAAGCTCTTGAAGACGATTTCAATACTCCTAAAGCCATAACTGTTTTCAGGGAACTCTCCCGTACAGCCAATAAATATCTTGAGTCCGGAAAAAACCAGCAGGTTCTCAATAAGCTCCATTCCCTTTACAGGCAGTTTTCGGATGTTCTGGGTCTTTTTGCCGAATCCAGAAAAAAGGAAATTCCCGAAGAAATCATGGAACTGGTTAAAGAGCGTGAAAACGCTAGAAAAAAGAAAGATTGGGCAGTTTCGGATGCTATCCGGGAAAAAATAAAATCTCTGGGCTATATCGTGCAGGATACAAAAGAAGGACCAAATGTAAAGGAAGCTGAATAA